In Flavobacterium sp. WV_118_3, one DNA window encodes the following:
- a CDS encoding YkgJ family cysteine cluster protein has protein sequence MDNVIKNLPKLAKDKHNENKKYFDKLKKKPPKNLDYVMQDLHDAEFRKTDCLKCANCCKTTGPLFTLADVERIAKHFRLKPQQFIEKYLRIDEDNDYVLQSVPCTFLDHENYCMIYDVRPKACREFPHTDRKKFQQIANLTLKNVAICPAAYNIVEEMKKKLPL, from the coding sequence ATGGACAATGTTATAAAAAATCTACCTAAGCTTGCCAAAGATAAGCATAACGAAAATAAAAAGTATTTCGATAAGCTGAAAAAGAAGCCGCCCAAAAATCTGGACTATGTGATGCAGGATTTGCACGATGCCGAATTCCGCAAAACGGATTGTCTGAAATGTGCGAATTGCTGTAAAACGACCGGGCCTTTGTTTACGTTGGCTGATGTGGAGCGAATTGCGAAACACTTTCGCTTAAAACCGCAACAGTTTATCGAAAAGTACCTGCGCATCGATGAGGATAACGATTATGTTTTGCAAAGTGTGCCGTGTACGTTTCTGGATCATGAGAATTATTGTATGATTTATGATGTCCGGCCAAAAGCGTGCCGGGAATTTCCGCATACGGATCGAAAAAAATTCCAGCAAATTGCCAATCTGACACTAAAAAATGTGGCCATATGTCCGGCAGCCTATAATATAGTGGAGGAAATGAAAAAAAAGCTACCTTTATAA
- a CDS encoding PH domain-containing protein — MNVYRSKIDSGIILILAMSLLIPGMVFISKGAWPGLLILLAVGIFIAYLMRQTKYIITDTTLVVKSGFLVHIKIAVSDIVSVTKTDSILSAPANSITDRIEIKYQGKKSVIISPKERNAFLNQLLKINPDIQVVL; from the coding sequence ATGAATGTCTACCGATCGAAAATAGATTCCGGAATTATACTCATACTGGCGATGTCATTGCTCATACCCGGTATGGTTTTTATTTCTAAAGGAGCGTGGCCTGGTTTGCTGATACTTCTAGCTGTCGGGATTTTTATAGCCTATCTGATGCGGCAGACCAAATATATCATCACCGATACAACTTTAGTGGTGAAATCGGGTTTTCTGGTGCATATAAAAATTGCGGTTTCCGATATTGTTTCGGTTACCAAAACCGATAGTATACTGAGCGCTCCGGCCAATTCGATTACCGATCGTATCGAAATTAAATATCAGGGCAAGAAAAGTGTGATCATTTCACCAAAAGAAAGAAATGCTTTTCTAAATCAGTTACTGAAAATCAATCCGGATATTCAGGTTGTACTTTAA
- a CDS encoding LytTR family DNA-binding domain-containing protein: MKIAIVEDEHLASGYLKTILERQEILSISDITILPSVKEAIAFFKENTVDLVFMDIHLGDGKSLDIFETISIPSPIIFVTAYDAYAIKVFKHFTIDYLLKPFEEAELLEALSKYKKIKSAFDINQTVQSLATIEDKSTDPYQKRFLVNHGYRFISINDSDISSFMGSGKHLFIFTTNGTSFLYDDTIKDIIGKLNPEFFFKVNRKYILHRSAIKEVIRHSSQKVEIVVDATIKDSAPILVSKNEINAFKKWLDQ; this comes from the coding sequence ATGAAGATTGCTATTGTTGAGGATGAACACCTTGCTTCCGGTTATCTGAAAACCATTTTAGAACGACAGGAGATCCTTTCGATATCAGACATTACCATTCTCCCCTCCGTAAAAGAGGCCATTGCTTTTTTTAAGGAAAACACCGTTGATCTTGTTTTTATGGACATCCATTTAGGCGACGGTAAAAGTCTTGACATCTTTGAGACGATTTCCATTCCTAGTCCTATCATCTTCGTTACCGCTTATGATGCTTATGCGATCAAAGTGTTTAAACATTTTACGATCGACTATCTCCTTAAACCTTTTGAAGAGGCGGAATTACTGGAAGCCCTTTCCAAATACAAAAAAATAAAAAGTGCTTTCGATATTAACCAAACCGTACAATCGTTGGCAACTATCGAAGATAAAAGTACCGATCCGTATCAAAAACGCTTTCTGGTAAATCACGGTTATCGCTTTATCTCGATCAACGATTCCGATATCAGTTCATTTATGGGCTCTGGAAAACACCTGTTTATTTTTACAACAAACGGGACAAGTTTTTTATATGATGACACGATCAAGGATATTATCGGCAAATTAAATCCGGAGTTTTTCTTTAAAGTAAACCGGAAATATATCTTACACCGTTCGGCGATTAAAGAAGTTATCCGTCATTCCAGTCAAAAAGTGGAAATTGTAGTCGATGCTACCATCAAAGACAGTGCCCCGATATTGGTTAGCAAAAACGAAATCAATGCTTTTAAAAAGTGGTTGGATCAATAA